The Nomia melanderi isolate GNS246 chromosome 7, iyNomMela1, whole genome shotgun sequence genome includes a window with the following:
- the LOC116433091 gene encoding uncharacterized protein LOC116433091 isoform X1, with protein MLRKTAFPSMIRRSVPAVFLQFKILLGISNKLEKGSINLKVTIMSLVLRYNESFYDIIWQCFIKLLEVMPSVLKFITATGTVAVTSYAFYRVYVTARPFKKFKHDVKHNKTIGLEEIRNYNRSVIRQRSIISHKELFHKLEYAADNCYDKVCALKCIDISVYCPQLLNVKSSVNGLTPFHRVCYNGHACLITFMLGKGADPFITTVAGENALCMAVHYYLNNPSNNDFSCLTMLQETGCKFGIKNKWYKILLKMAVHKNHTKLIQWLILNQEAPLRKISRCCSSPPIINNYKLH; from the exons ATGTTGCGGAAAACAGCATTCCCATCTATGATACGACGTTCTGTGCCGGCGGtctttcttcaatttaaaattttacttggAATCTCAAATAAGTTGGAAAAAGGAAGTATTAATCTGAAAGTGACAATTATGAGCCTTGTATTGAGATATAACGAATCGTTCTATGATATAATATggcaatgttttataaaattgcTTGAAGTTATGCCgagcgttttaaaatttatcaCGGCGACTGGAACTGTTGCGGTTACTTCATATGCGTTTTATCGTGTTTATG ttaCAGCGCGtccgtttaaaaaattcaaacatgATGTAAAACACAATAAGACAATAGGATTAGAGgaaattcgaaattataatCGTTCTGTCATTAGGCAGCGAAGCATAATTAGTCACAAAGAATTGTTCCATAAACTGGAATATGCAGCTGAC AACTGTTATGATAAAGTTTGTGCATTAAAATGCATTGATATATCTGTATATTGTCCACAATTGTTAAATGTAAAGTCTTCAGTTAATGGCTTAACACCCTTTCATCGAGTTTGTTACAATGGACATGCATGCTTAATAACTTTTATGTTGGGAAAAG GTGCAGATCCATTTATAACTACAGTAGCAGGGGAAAATGCTTTATGTATGGCTGTTCACTATTATCTCAATAATCCATCCAATAATGATTTTTCATGTCTTACAATGCTACAAGAAACag GATGCAAATTTGGTATTAAAAACAAATGGTATAAGATTTTATTAAAGATGGCAGTTCATAAAAATCATACCAAATTAATACAATGGTTGATTTTAAATCAAGAAGCCCCATTACGTAAAATTTCCAGATGTTGTTCCAGTCcaccaataataaataattacaaacttcATTAG
- the LOC116433091 gene encoding uncharacterized protein LOC116433091 isoform X2 yields MLRKTAFPSMIRRSVPAVFLQFKILLGISNKLEKGSINLKVTIMSLVLRYNESFYDIIWQCFIKLLEVMPSVLKFITATGTVAVTSYAFYRVYARPFKKFKHDVKHNKTIGLEEIRNYNRSVIRQRSIISHKELFHKLEYAADNCYDKVCALKCIDISVYCPQLLNVKSSVNGLTPFHRVCYNGHACLITFMLGKGADPFITTVAGENALCMAVHYYLNNPSNNDFSCLTMLQETGCKFGIKNKWYKILLKMAVHKNHTKLIQWLILNQEAPLRKISRCCSSPPIINNYKLH; encoded by the exons ATGTTGCGGAAAACAGCATTCCCATCTATGATACGACGTTCTGTGCCGGCGGtctttcttcaatttaaaattttacttggAATCTCAAATAAGTTGGAAAAAGGAAGTATTAATCTGAAAGTGACAATTATGAGCCTTGTATTGAGATATAACGAATCGTTCTATGATATAATATggcaatgttttataaaattgcTTGAAGTTATGCCgagcgttttaaaatttatcaCGGCGACTGGAACTGTTGCGGTTACTTCATATGCGTTTTATCGTGTTTATG CGCGtccgtttaaaaaattcaaacatgATGTAAAACACAATAAGACAATAGGATTAGAGgaaattcgaaattataatCGTTCTGTCATTAGGCAGCGAAGCATAATTAGTCACAAAGAATTGTTCCATAAACTGGAATATGCAGCTGAC AACTGTTATGATAAAGTTTGTGCATTAAAATGCATTGATATATCTGTATATTGTCCACAATTGTTAAATGTAAAGTCTTCAGTTAATGGCTTAACACCCTTTCATCGAGTTTGTTACAATGGACATGCATGCTTAATAACTTTTATGTTGGGAAAAG GTGCAGATCCATTTATAACTACAGTAGCAGGGGAAAATGCTTTATGTATGGCTGTTCACTATTATCTCAATAATCCATCCAATAATGATTTTTCATGTCTTACAATGCTACAAGAAACag GATGCAAATTTGGTATTAAAAACAAATGGTATAAGATTTTATTAAAGATGGCAGTTCATAAAAATCATACCAAATTAATACAATGGTTGATTTTAAATCAAGAAGCCCCATTACGTAAAATTTCCAGATGTTGTTCCAGTCcaccaataataaataattacaaacttcATTAG
- the Ppat-Dpck gene encoding bifunctional Phosphopantetheine adenylyltransferase - Dephospho-CoA kinase, whose amino-acid sequence MANTGLLVLTNPSKVTKLLPIIKKHVLKTLYIQYLPEKNIFKSGKYVVSNSPQRLTDYARTISNIYIDTSAISSRLDIRVLLTSMKTSNLSIINTKKPVEIVIFDHNYSKREADTFIQDCLVNTSVGCDFISLNDNQKVEDTDVKPCTEGKTYKNVVLGGTFDRIHNGHKIFLSEAVLRCVEKLTVGVTNTNMLQGKLLWELIQPYTERIMNLKDFLEDIDSTLVYDVVVINDMYGPTKDDPTFELIVVSEETKRGGDKVNELRMQRNLNKLDIHVVKLVKDENHREYEENKISSSNNRIRLLGTRLRPPRIENKSLKPYIIGLTGGIASGKSSVAEKLEELGAGLVNCDKIAHDLYLPGKRCFDATVKAFGPTILRSDGFIDRKVLGNIVFNDKIQLDKLNKILWPIILDEAKVQINDFYKKGFDVIVMEAAVLIQAEWQSNCHEIWTCIIPQEEAIKRVIERNGLTEADAKLRIQVQPSNVEQINVANVVICTLWSHDITRSQVQKAWDELRVFLLAQNKS is encoded by the exons ATGGCAAAcactggtttattagttttaacaaATCCATCAAAAGTGACAAAATTATTACCAATTATCAAAAAACATGTGTTAAAAACTTTATACATTCAATATCTCCCagagaagaacatttttaaatCAGGAAAGTACGTTGTTTCTAATTCTCCGCAAAGACTAACAGACTATGCTCGAACAATTTCCAATATTTACATTGACACATCTGCAATATCTTCACGACTTGACATTCGAGTTTTATTGACAAGTATGAAAACTTCGAATTTAtcgataataaatacaaaaaagcccgtggaaattgtaatttttgacCACAACTACAGTAAAAGAGAAGCTGATACATTTATACAAGACTGTTTAGTTAATACTTCTGTAGGATGTGATTTCATTAGTTTAAATGATAATCAAAAAGTGGAGGACACAGATGTAAAGCCTTGTACAGAAGGAAAAACTTATAAGAATGTAGTACTGGGTGGTACGTTTGATCGAATACATAATGGTCATAAGATATTTTTAAGTGAAGCTGTGTTGCGTTGCGTAGAAAAACTTACAGTTGGCGTAACCAATACAAATATGTTACAGG GAAAATTATTATGGGAATTGATACAACCATACACAGAAAGaataatgaatcttaaagactTTCTAGAAGATATAGATTCAACATTAGTATATGATGTGGTTGTAATAAATGATATGTATGGTCCAACAAAGGATGATCCAACATTTGAATTAATAGTAGTTAGTGAAGAAACAAAACGTGGTGGAGATAAAGTCAATGAACTGCGTATGCAAAGAAATCTGAATAAATTAGATATTCATGTTGTGAAATTAGTAAAGGATGAAAATCATAGGGAatacgaagaaaataaaatcagtTCAAGTAATAATAGAATACGATTACTAGGAACACGACTTCGACCTCCT agAATAGAAAACAAATCTTTGAAACCCTACATTATTGGTTTAACTGGTGGAATCGCAAGTGGAAAGTCATCTGTGGCTGAAAAATTGGAAGAATTGGGTGCAGGTCTTGTAAATTGTGATAAAATAGCTCATGATTTATACTTACCTGGAAAACGTTGTTTTGATGCAACAGTTAAAGCTTTTGGTCCCACTATTCTCAGATCCGATGGATTTATTGATAGAAAAGTACTTGGAAATATAgtatttaatgataaa ataCAGTtagataaattgaataaaatcctTTGGCCCATAATTTTGGATGAAGCAAAGgtacaaataaatgatttttataaaaagggaTTTGATGTTATTGTAATGGAAGCAGCAGTTTTAATCCAAGCTGAATGGCAAAGTAACTGTCATGAGATTTGGACATGTATCATTCCTCAAGAAGAG gCCATAAAACGAGTGATAGAGAGAAATGGATTAACCGAAGCTGATGCAAAATTAAGAATTCAAGTTCAACCTAGTAATGTGGAACAAATTAATGTAGCTAATGTTGTCATATGTACCTTATGGAGTCATGATATTACTCGAAGTCAAGTACAAAAAGCATGGGATGAATTAAGGGTTTTTTTGTTAGCCCAAAATAAGAGTTAA
- the LOC116433092 gene encoding intraflagellar transport protein 22 homolog isoform X1, producing the protein MQPLKIIVVGPARSGKTTISNFLADATEIPYEYYPTQGVRILEFEVQNINVNNKSITKDIELWDCSGNQKFENCWPAIRKNVHGVIFVYSEQSNECLKQMQELYDYFVNQTKLGSDKCVIFCYDPEKKNPEISKIISSTFVKVSHVKCNVDSGGNKLKADFASFISTIVTKMYNYADEEMKSMLNENILFTK; encoded by the exons ATGCAACCGTTGAAAATAATAGTTGTAGGACCTGCTAGG AGCGGTAAAACAACAATATCGAATTTTCTTGCGGATGCCACTGAAATACCATATGAATATTATCCTACGCAAGGTGTTCGAATATTAGAATTTGAAGTACAAAATATAAACGTGAATAACAAAAGTATTACAAAAGATATCGAGTTATGGGATTGTAGTGGAAATCAGAA atttgaaaattgttgGCCAGCTATAAGAAAAAATGTACATGGTGTTATATTCGTGTATAGTGAGCAAtctaatgaatgtttgaaacaaATGCAAGAATTATATGACTACTTCGTAAATCAAACAAAATTAGGTTCAGATAAATGTGTCATATTTTGTTATGATCCCGAGAAAAAAAATCCcgaaatatcaaaaattattt ctTCAACATTTGTAAAAGTGTCTCATGTTAAATGTAATGTAGATAGTGGTGGAAATAAACTCAAAGCTGATTTTGCTTCGTTTATAAGTACAATAGTTACTAAAATGTACAATTACGCAGATGAAGAAATGAAAAgtatgttaaatgaaaatatattatttacaaagtaa
- the LOC116433092 gene encoding intraflagellar transport protein 22 homolog isoform X2 has product MQPLKIIVVGPARSGKTTISNFLADATEIPYEYYPTQGVRILEFEVQNINVNNKSITKDIELWDCSGNQKFENCWPAIRKNVHGVIFVYSEQSNECLKQMQELYDYFVNQTKLGSDKCVIFCYDPEKKNPEISKIIYSGGNKLKADFASFISTIVTKMYNYADEEMKSMLNENILFTK; this is encoded by the exons ATGCAACCGTTGAAAATAATAGTTGTAGGACCTGCTAGG AGCGGTAAAACAACAATATCGAATTTTCTTGCGGATGCCACTGAAATACCATATGAATATTATCCTACGCAAGGTGTTCGAATATTAGAATTTGAAGTACAAAATATAAACGTGAATAACAAAAGTATTACAAAAGATATCGAGTTATGGGATTGTAGTGGAAATCAGAA atttgaaaattgttgGCCAGCTATAAGAAAAAATGTACATGGTGTTATATTCGTGTATAGTGAGCAAtctaatgaatgtttgaaacaaATGCAAGAATTATATGACTACTTCGTAAATCAAACAAAATTAGGTTCAGATAAATGTGTCATATTTTGTTATGATCCCGAGAAAAAAAATCCcgaaatatcaaaaattattt ATAGTGGTGGAAATAAACTCAAAGCTGATTTTGCTTCGTTTATAAGTACAATAGTTACTAAAATGTACAATTACGCAGATGAAGAAATGAAAAgtatgttaaatgaaaatatattatttacaaagtaa